One stretch of Streptomyces sp. R21 DNA includes these proteins:
- a CDS encoding IclR family transcriptional regulator — translation MTRTQKQPDRSEDIPEKQQGRGTASAVQSVDRAVSVLEILARHGEAGVTEIAEELDVHKSTAFRLLGVLENRGLVAQAKDRGKYYLGAAVLRLAGAAAVRLDISQEGVPVCRELADELGETVNIAVLDDDAAVNIMQARGTASVTAQNWLGRRTPLHATSSGKVLLAHMPPTLREGLLARSLPRFTERTITGSSVLRGELEAVIEQGYGITLEELELGLAAVAAPVRAHDGKVIAAISVSGPVYRLGQDRLPELAKRTVAAAAELSRRMGYGF, via the coding sequence ATGACCCGCACGCAGAAGCAGCCTGACCGCAGCGAGGACATTCCGGAGAAGCAGCAGGGCAGGGGCACGGCCAGCGCGGTCCAGTCGGTGGACCGCGCGGTGAGCGTGCTGGAGATCCTCGCGCGGCACGGCGAGGCGGGCGTCACCGAGATCGCCGAGGAGCTGGACGTCCACAAGTCCACGGCGTTCCGCCTGCTCGGCGTCCTGGAGAACCGCGGCCTGGTGGCACAGGCCAAGGACCGCGGGAAGTACTACCTGGGCGCCGCCGTACTGCGCCTCGCGGGGGCGGCCGCAGTACGCCTGGACATCTCCCAGGAGGGCGTGCCGGTCTGCCGCGAACTCGCGGACGAGCTGGGCGAGACGGTCAACATCGCGGTGCTCGACGACGACGCGGCCGTCAACATCATGCAGGCTCGCGGCACCGCGTCCGTCACCGCGCAGAACTGGCTCGGCAGACGCACCCCGCTGCACGCCACCTCCAGCGGAAAGGTGCTCCTCGCGCACATGCCGCCCACGCTGCGCGAAGGCCTGCTCGCCCGCTCCCTGCCGCGCTTCACGGAGCGCACGATCACCGGAAGCTCGGTGCTGCGCGGCGAACTCGAGGCGGTGATCGAGCAGGGCTACGGGATCACGCTGGAGGAGCTGGAGCTGGGCCTCGCCGCCGTCGCCGCCCCCGTGCGCGCCCACGACGGCAAGGTCATCGCGGCGATCAGCGTCTCGGGGCCCGTGTACCGGCTCGGCCAGGACCGGCTGCCCGAGCTGGCGAAACGCACGGTCGCGGCCGCGGCCGAGCTCTCCCGCCGGATGGGCTACGGCTTCTGA
- a CDS encoding MBL fold metallo-hydrolase: MTARGAVRIERVVTSGTFSLDGDTFDVDNNVWLVGDDEEVLIVDAAHDAHAIHQAVAGRHVTAIVCTHAHDDHIGAAAELSVLTGAPVLLHPDDNELWSFTHPARKPDGELTDGRVLTVAGIELQVIHNPGHTWGSCSLHAPFLDAVFTGDTLFHGGPGATGRSYSDRPTIEASLRNRLLTLPGDTVVHTGHGQDTTIAAERPNVPAA; encoded by the coding sequence GTGACCGCCCGGGGAGCCGTCCGCATCGAACGCGTCGTCACCTCCGGCACCTTCAGCCTCGACGGCGACACCTTCGACGTAGACAACAACGTCTGGCTGGTCGGCGACGACGAAGAGGTGCTGATCGTCGACGCCGCGCACGACGCCCATGCGATCCACCAGGCGGTCGCGGGCCGCCATGTCACCGCCATCGTCTGCACCCACGCGCACGACGACCACATAGGCGCGGCCGCCGAACTCTCCGTCCTGACCGGCGCGCCCGTCCTCCTGCACCCCGACGACAACGAGCTGTGGTCCTTCACCCACCCCGCCCGCAAGCCGGACGGCGAGCTCACCGACGGCCGGGTCCTCACGGTCGCCGGAATCGAACTCCAGGTGATCCACAACCCCGGCCACACCTGGGGCAGTTGCTCGCTCCACGCCCCCTTCCTCGACGCCGTCTTCACCGGCGACACCCTCTTCCACGGCGGGCCGGGCGCCACCGGCCGCTCCTACTCGGACCGGCCCACCATCGAGGCCTCCCTGCGCAACCGGCTGCTCACACTGCCCGGCGACACCGTCGTCCACACCGGGCACGGCCAGGACACGACGATCGCGGCCGAGCGGCCCAACGTCCCCGCCGCCTAG
- a CDS encoding NAD(P)/FAD-dependent oxidoreductase has protein sequence MRTVTVIGASLSGLYAARELRAQGFDGRLVIVGDETHRPYDRPPLSKDFLTGKADEEHLALTDADESAELDAEWLLGVRARGLDARGRTVLLDDGRTVSTDGVVIATGASARRLPGDDLAGVHTLRTLDDARALREELTRGARRVVVIGGGFIGAETASSCAALGHRVTVVEAAPLPLVPQLGADMAAVCAALHRRGGTDLVTGTGVAGLRGRETAGSDGRRTVTGVELADGRTLPADIVIVGIGAMPNTGWLAGSTLALHDGVLCDDGCVTGLPQVVAVGDVARVSGSRAEHWTSATEQPRVAVRNLLAGRTVETVRSTPYFWSDQYGARIQFAGRRHDTDTVRIAEGTLLDGAPAEGGFLALYEREGRTTAVLSIDRPRPFMRARRELARSAGPVEPAAL, from the coding sequence ATGAGGACCGTCACCGTCATCGGAGCCTCCCTCTCCGGGCTGTACGCGGCCCGCGAACTGCGGGCCCAGGGCTTCGACGGACGCCTGGTGATCGTCGGCGACGAAACCCATCGCCCCTACGACCGCCCGCCCCTGTCCAAGGACTTCCTCACCGGCAAGGCCGACGAGGAACACCTCGCTCTCACCGACGCCGACGAGAGCGCGGAACTCGACGCCGAGTGGCTCCTCGGCGTACGCGCCCGGGGACTCGACGCCCGCGGCCGCACCGTCCTCCTCGACGACGGCCGCACCGTCTCCACCGACGGCGTGGTCATCGCCACCGGCGCCTCGGCCCGCCGCCTCCCCGGCGACGACCTCGCCGGGGTGCACACCCTGCGCACCCTCGACGACGCCCGCGCCCTGCGCGAGGAACTCACCCGAGGCGCGCGCCGCGTCGTCGTCATCGGCGGCGGCTTCATCGGCGCCGAGACAGCGTCCTCCTGCGCCGCCCTCGGCCACCGGGTCACCGTCGTCGAGGCCGCTCCGCTGCCGCTCGTGCCCCAACTCGGCGCCGACATGGCCGCCGTGTGCGCCGCGCTGCACCGGCGCGGCGGCACCGACCTCGTCACCGGAACCGGCGTCGCCGGGCTGCGGGGGAGAGAGACCGCCGGCTCCGACGGCCGCCGCACCGTGACCGGCGTGGAGCTGGCCGACGGCCGGACACTGCCCGCCGACATCGTGATCGTCGGCATCGGCGCCATGCCCAACACCGGCTGGCTCGCCGGCTCGACCCTCGCCCTGCACGACGGCGTGCTGTGCGACGACGGCTGCGTGACCGGACTGCCGCAGGTGGTCGCCGTGGGCGATGTCGCCCGCGTCTCCGGCTCCCGCGCCGAGCACTGGACCTCCGCGACCGAGCAGCCCCGCGTCGCCGTACGCAACCTGCTCGCCGGGCGAACCGTCGAGACCGTGCGGTCGACGCCCTACTTCTGGTCCGACCAGTACGGTGCGCGCATCCAGTTCGCGGGGCGACGGCACGACACCGACACCGTCCGCATCGCCGAGGGCACGCTTCTGGACGGTGCGCCCGCCGAGGGCGGCTTCCTCGCCCTGTACGAGCGCGAAGGCCGTACGACGGCCGTACTCTCCATCGACCGCCCGCGCCCCTTCATGCGGGCACGACGCGAACTGGCCCGCAGCGCGGGCCCGGTGGAACCGGCGGCGCTGTGA
- a CDS encoding bifunctional 3-phenylpropionate/cinnamic acid dioxygenase ferredoxin subunit gives MIPVCRLEDLPEGESVRVDTTPPVAVFNADGEFYAIDDTCTHQDASLSEGWLEGCLVECPLHAASFDLRTGQPTCLPARRPVRTHRVTVDDGIIHVHLAAEEGTAA, from the coding sequence GTGATTCCCGTCTGCCGCCTTGAAGACCTCCCCGAGGGCGAATCCGTCAGAGTCGACACCACGCCGCCCGTCGCCGTGTTCAACGCCGACGGCGAGTTCTACGCCATCGACGACACCTGCACCCACCAGGACGCCTCCCTCTCGGAGGGCTGGCTGGAGGGCTGTCTGGTCGAATGCCCGCTGCACGCCGCATCATTCGATCTCCGTACGGGACAGCCGACGTGCCTGCCCGCACGCCGCCCCGTCCGCACTCACCGCGTCACCGTCGACGACGGCATCATCCATGTCCACCTGGCCGCGGAGGAGGGCACCGCAGCATGA
- a CDS encoding nitrate- and nitrite sensing domain-containing protein, which yields MRFRGKSIRRKIVALLLVPLVSLTAIWGFATILTGREASQLFNVSNVVEKVGYPTEDAVRVLQTERRQTLVYLADPRASDALAALKRSRAATDKAVAKVRRNARNEDVRDDMGSGTSERLASILDALEGITSLRRSVEDGTVDRSQALGLYNRLIDPCYVLMANLHVLDNVEMDNQGRALVNVARARELLSREDALLGSALVAGHLTREEIRDVSDLVAQRTLLYDISLPLLPSSERERYERYWKNADTAPLRVAEQAIAMSPAGSPSGVTAKSWDGAAGHVLGQLSKLNDKAGDRYQDRVRPVAMGVIAKAAVAGVLGLIALLVSLFMSVRIGRGLIRDLRRLRLEAHEASGVRLPSVMRRLSAGEQVDIETEVPRLEYDKNEIGDVGQALNTLQRAAVEAAVKQSELRDGVSEVFVNLARRSQVLLHKQLTLLDTMERRTEDTDELADLFRLDHLTTRMRRHAEGLVILSGAAPSRQWRRPVQLMDIVRAAVAEVEDYERIEVRRLPRVAVTGPAVADLTHLVAELLENATVFSPPHTAVQVLGERVANGFTLEIHDRGLGMAAEALLDANLRLAETPEFELSDTDRLGLFVVSRLAQRQNVRVSLQPSPYGGTTAVVFIPDALLTDDVPDTNGIGFRLDRALPSKEGGSEDDRTAALSQVPVQLPGLPPSILDGPVELEAPVDLDALTDFPGALGDDDSERGGLFRPRHSLAGVAGEQHQQARDNRGEPARPGDDDHPGGPVPLPRRRTPKLVSSHGRPVTESRTRRGAPDAEPAQNREPIGGLEPVDRGMADRSIAELDAAKSPAPRRATGAELPARRRGDRPESSARSGGGSAEAPGLRQPPALPQRTRRPASGPAAEGPVSRAGGDTPRSDAATDTAESATGALPRRVRQANLAPQLKEGPARQTERGKGQGGADPGDRDADEVRSRMASLQRGWQRGRDENAAGDQAQDGTAPRTTEGDAP from the coding sequence ATGCGCTTTCGCGGGAAGTCCATCCGCCGGAAGATCGTGGCGCTGCTCCTCGTGCCGCTGGTGTCCCTGACCGCGATCTGGGGTTTCGCCACGATCCTCACCGGGCGTGAGGCAAGTCAGCTGTTCAACGTGTCGAACGTGGTGGAGAAGGTCGGCTACCCGACCGAGGACGCCGTGCGTGTCCTGCAGACCGAACGCCGCCAGACCCTGGTCTACCTCGCCGACCCCCGGGCCTCGGACGCTCTCGCGGCCCTCAAGCGCAGCCGGGCCGCCACCGACAAGGCCGTCGCCAAGGTGCGCCGCAACGCCCGGAACGAGGACGTACGCGACGACATGGGTTCGGGCACCTCGGAGCGCCTCGCCTCCATCCTCGACGCCCTCGAGGGGATCACGTCGCTGCGCCGCAGCGTCGAGGACGGCACCGTCGACCGGTCCCAGGCCCTCGGCCTCTACAACCGCCTCATCGACCCCTGCTACGTCCTGATGGCCAACCTCCATGTGCTCGACAACGTGGAGATGGACAACCAGGGCCGCGCGCTCGTCAACGTCGCCCGCGCCCGCGAACTGCTCTCCCGCGAGGACGCCCTCCTCGGCTCCGCACTCGTCGCCGGACACCTCACCCGCGAAGAGATCCGCGACGTCTCCGACCTCGTCGCCCAGCGCACCCTGCTGTACGACATCAGCCTGCCGCTGCTGCCCTCCTCGGAGCGCGAACGCTACGAGCGCTACTGGAAGAACGCCGACACGGCGCCCCTGCGCGTCGCCGAGCAGGCCATCGCCATGTCCCCGGCCGGCTCGCCCAGCGGCGTCACCGCCAAAAGCTGGGACGGCGCCGCCGGACACGTGCTGGGCCAGCTCAGCAAGCTCAACGACAAGGCGGGCGACCGCTACCAGGACCGCGTCCGGCCGGTGGCCATGGGCGTCATCGCCAAGGCGGCCGTCGCAGGAGTCCTCGGGCTCATCGCCCTGCTGGTCTCGCTCTTCATGTCGGTACGCATCGGCCGGGGCCTCATCCGCGACCTGCGCCGACTGCGCCTGGAGGCCCACGAGGCGTCCGGCGTCCGGCTGCCCAGCGTCATGCGCCGCCTCTCCGCCGGCGAACAGGTCGACATCGAGACCGAAGTGCCGCGCCTGGAGTACGACAAGAACGAGATCGGCGACGTCGGCCAGGCCCTCAACACCCTCCAGCGCGCCGCCGTCGAGGCCGCAGTCAAGCAGTCCGAGCTGCGCGACGGCGTCTCCGAGGTCTTCGTCAACCTCGCCCGCCGCAGCCAGGTCCTGCTCCACAAGCAGCTCACCCTGCTCGACACCATGGAGCGCAGAACCGAGGACACCGACGAACTCGCCGACCTGTTCCGCCTCGACCACCTGACCACGCGCATGCGCCGGCACGCCGAGGGCCTGGTCATCCTCTCCGGCGCGGCCCCGTCCCGGCAGTGGCGCAGGCCCGTCCAGCTCATGGACATCGTCCGCGCCGCCGTCGCCGAGGTCGAGGACTACGAACGCATCGAGGTACGCCGCCTTCCGCGAGTCGCCGTCACCGGCCCCGCGGTCGCCGACCTCACCCACCTGGTGGCCGAACTCCTGGAGAACGCCACGGTGTTCTCGCCGCCGCACACCGCCGTGCAGGTCCTCGGCGAGCGCGTCGCCAACGGCTTCACCCTGGAGATCCACGACCGTGGCCTGGGCATGGCCGCCGAAGCGCTCCTCGACGCCAACCTGCGACTCGCCGAGACCCCCGAGTTCGAACTGTCCGACACCGACCGCCTCGGTCTCTTCGTGGTCAGCCGGCTCGCCCAGCGACAGAACGTCCGCGTCTCCCTCCAGCCCTCTCCGTACGGCGGCACCACCGCGGTCGTCTTCATCCCGGACGCGCTCCTCACCGACGACGTCCCGGACACCAACGGCATCGGCTTCCGCCTGGACCGCGCGCTCCCCTCGAAGGAGGGCGGCAGCGAGGACGACCGCACGGCGGCGCTCTCCCAGGTGCCCGTGCAACTCCCCGGCCTGCCCCCCTCGATCCTGGACGGGCCGGTCGAGCTGGAGGCGCCGGTCGACCTGGACGCCCTCACCGACTTCCCCGGGGCGCTCGGCGACGACGACAGCGAACGCGGCGGTCTGTTCCGGCCACGCCACTCTCTCGCCGGCGTCGCGGGCGAGCAGCACCAGCAGGCCCGCGACAATCGCGGCGAGCCCGCGCGCCCCGGCGACGACGACCACCCCGGCGGTCCCGTCCCGCTGCCACGGCGCCGGACCCCCAAACTCGTCAGCTCGCACGGACGTCCCGTGACCGAGTCGAGGACCCGGCGCGGTGCGCCGGACGCGGAGCCCGCGCAGAACCGGGAGCCGATCGGTGGCCTGGAGCCGGTGGACCGCGGCATGGCCGACCGGAGCATCGCGGAACTCGACGCGGCCAAGTCACCGGCCCCCCGTCGTGCCACCGGCGCCGAGCTGCCCGCACGGCGCAGGGGCGATCGCCCCGAAAGCTCGGCGCGCTCGGGCGGCGGGAGCGCCGAGGCCCCCGGCCTTCGCCAGCCGCCCGCCCTGCCCCAACGCACCCGCCGCCCCGCTTCGGGGCCCGCCGCCGAAGGCCCCGTCTCGCGCGCGGGTGGCGACACCCCGCGCTCCGACGCCGCGACGGACACGGCAGAATCGGCCACGGGCGCGCTGCCCCGCCGTGTCCGACAGGCCAATCTGGCCCCGCAGTTGAAGGAAGGGCCCGCGCGACAGACCGAGCGCGGCAAGGGCCAGGGCGGGGCCGACCCCGGCGACCGCGACGCCGACGAGGTGCGCAGCCGGATGGCCTCGCTCCAGCGGGGCTGGCAGCGCGGCCGCGACGAGAACGCCGCGGGTGACCAGGCCCAGGACGGCACAGCACCACGAACCACAGAGGGGGACGCTCCATGA
- a CDS encoding roadblock/LC7 domain-containing protein gives MTAPKAAGPTTTSTATGELNWLLDDLVDRVASIRKAIVLSGDGLPTGVSKDLTREDSEHLAAVASGFHSLAKGVGRHFEAGSVRQTVVELDDAFLFVTAAGDGSCLAVLSDADSDVGQVAYEMTLLVKRVGVHLAAAPRTDLPSGG, from the coding sequence ATGACCGCACCGAAGGCTGCAGGGCCTACCACGACCAGCACGGCGACCGGGGAGCTCAACTGGCTCCTGGACGACCTGGTGGACCGCGTCGCCAGCATCCGCAAGGCGATCGTGCTCTCCGGCGACGGCCTTCCCACCGGGGTGTCCAAGGACCTGACGCGGGAGGACAGCGAGCACCTGGCCGCCGTCGCCTCCGGATTCCACAGTCTCGCCAAGGGCGTCGGCCGCCACTTCGAGGCGGGCAGCGTCCGGCAGACCGTCGTCGAGCTGGACGACGCCTTCCTGTTCGTGACCGCCGCCGGTGACGGCAGCTGCCTCGCCGTGCTGTCGGACGCCGACTCGGACGTCGGGCAGGTCGCTTACGAAATGACGCTCCTGGTCAAGCGAGTAGGCGTACATCTGGCCGCCGCTCCGCGCACCGATCTGCCCTCGGGCGGGTAG
- a CDS encoding DUF742 domain-containing protein: MSGDGQGKRHWFDDEAGPVVRPYAMTRGRTTSAAQHRLDLIAVVVAQTHTDDPEADQTLSPEHVDIVELCRDAPQSVAELAAELDLPIGVVRVLIGDLVDEEMVHVTRPVPPAELPDESILRDVISGLRAL; encoded by the coding sequence ATGAGCGGAGACGGTCAGGGAAAACGCCACTGGTTCGACGACGAGGCCGGACCGGTGGTCCGTCCGTATGCCATGACGCGCGGCCGCACCACGAGTGCGGCACAGCACCGCCTCGACCTGATCGCGGTGGTCGTCGCCCAGACGCACACGGACGACCCCGAAGCGGACCAGACCCTGTCCCCGGAACACGTGGACATCGTCGAACTGTGCCGCGACGCTCCCCAGTCGGTCGCCGAGCTCGCCGCCGAACTCGACCTCCCCATCGGAGTGGTACGCGTCCTCATCGGGGACCTGGTGGACGAGGAAATGGTCCATGTGACACGGCCGGTACCCCCGGCCGAGCTGCCGGACGAGAGTATTCTGCGCGACGTGATCAGCGGCCTCCGGGCGCTCTGA
- a CDS encoding S-(hydroxymethyl)mycothiol dehydrogenase: MPHEVRAVVAVKKGAPVEVQTIVVPDPGPGEVLVNVQACGVCHTDLHYREGAITDDFPFLLGHEAAGTIEAVGDGVTDLVPGDYVVLAWRAPCGSCRSCRRGRPWYCFDSRNATQPMTLLDGTPLSNALGIGAFAEKTLVAAGQAVKIDPAARPEAAGLIGCGVMAGYGAAVNTGKVGRGDTVAVIGCGGVGNAAIAGACLNGAMKVIAVDIDDKKLDQAERFGATHTVNSRGTDPVEAVRALTDGFGVDIAIDAVGRPETYKQAFYMRDHAGILVQVGVPDPEMKVEIPLIDLFSRGGALKSSWYGDCLPSRDFPFLIDQYLYGQLDLMAFVSETIALEQVEEAFAKMQRGEVLRSVVVL; encoded by the coding sequence GTGCCACACGAGGTCCGTGCCGTAGTCGCTGTCAAAAAGGGCGCACCCGTCGAGGTGCAGACGATCGTGGTGCCCGATCCCGGGCCGGGCGAGGTCCTCGTCAACGTGCAGGCCTGCGGGGTCTGCCACACGGATCTGCACTACCGGGAGGGCGCGATCACCGACGACTTCCCGTTCCTGCTCGGCCATGAGGCGGCCGGCACCATCGAGGCGGTCGGTGACGGCGTCACCGACCTGGTCCCCGGCGACTACGTCGTCCTCGCCTGGCGCGCCCCCTGCGGTTCCTGTCGCTCCTGTCGCCGCGGCCGCCCCTGGTACTGCTTCGACTCCCGCAATGCCACCCAACCGATGACGCTGCTCGACGGCACCCCGCTCAGCAACGCCCTCGGCATCGGCGCCTTCGCCGAGAAGACCCTGGTCGCGGCCGGACAGGCCGTGAAGATCGATCCCGCCGCCCGCCCCGAGGCCGCAGGCCTCATCGGCTGCGGGGTGATGGCCGGATACGGCGCCGCCGTCAACACCGGCAAGGTCGGCCGCGGAGACACGGTCGCCGTCATCGGCTGCGGCGGCGTCGGCAACGCGGCCATCGCGGGCGCCTGCCTGAACGGCGCCATGAAGGTCATCGCCGTCGACATCGACGACAAGAAGCTCGACCAGGCGGAGAGGTTCGGCGCCACCCACACCGTCAACTCGCGCGGTACGGACCCCGTCGAGGCCGTGCGGGCACTCACCGACGGCTTCGGGGTGGACATCGCCATCGACGCGGTCGGCCGCCCGGAGACGTACAAGCAGGCGTTCTACATGCGCGACCACGCCGGCATCCTGGTTCAGGTCGGCGTCCCCGACCCCGAGATGAAGGTCGAGATCCCACTGATCGACCTGTTCTCGCGCGGCGGCGCGCTCAAGTCGTCCTGGTACGGCGACTGCCTGCCGAGCCGCGACTTCCCGTTCCTCATCGACCAGTACCTGTACGGGCAGTTGGACCTCATGGCCTTCGTCAGCGAGACCATCGCCCTGGAGCAGGTCGAGGAGGCGTTCGCGAAGATGCAGCGCGGTGAGGTGCTGCGCTCGGTGGTGGTTCTGTGA